A genomic segment from Cyanobium sp. NIES-981 encodes:
- a CDS encoding precorrin-8X methylmutase translates to MRPTVAPDPIDRPILTDHPIFLESLRLIRAELTARGIAPPADPLERAVLERCIHSCGDVSIAADLHCSAGACAAAAAALAAGAPILTDTAMAAAAVAPMAARTFANPVQDVLAWAPATAPAGTTRTAVGMERALLELGGGLVVLVGSAPTALERLLELVAAAAVPPPALVIGMPVGFVGVQASKRHLAASGLPQVRLEGSRGGAGLVAAACNALLRAGWRQAARS, encoded by the coding sequence GTGCGCCCGACCGTCGCGCCCGACCCCATCGACCGCCCCATCCTCACGGATCATCCGATCTTTCTGGAAAGCCTGCGGCTGATCCGCGCCGAGCTGACCGCCCGCGGCATCGCGCCTCCCGCCGATCCGCTTGAGCGCGCTGTGCTGGAGCGCTGCATCCACAGCTGCGGCGACGTGTCCATCGCGGCCGATCTCCACTGCAGCGCAGGCGCCTGCGCCGCCGCTGCGGCAGCCCTGGCGGCGGGGGCGCCGATCCTCACCGACACGGCCATGGCGGCGGCGGCCGTGGCGCCGATGGCGGCCCGCACCTTCGCCAATCCGGTGCAGGACGTGCTCGCCTGGGCACCAGCCACGGCTCCCGCCGGCACCACCCGCACCGCCGTGGGCATGGAGCGGGCCCTGCTGGAGCTGGGCGGGGGCCTGGTGGTGCTGGTGGGCAGCGCCCCCACGGCGCTGGAGCGGCTGCTGGAGCTGGTGGCCGCCGCTGCGGTGCCGCCCCCGGCCCTGGTGATCGGCATGCCGGTGGGCTTCGTGGGGGTGCAGGCCAGCAAGCGGCACCTGGCGGCCAGCGGCCTGCCCCAGGTGCGCCTGGAGGGCTCCCGGGGCGGGGCGGGCCTGGTGGCGGCGGCCTGCAACGCGCTGCTGCGGGCCGGCTGGCGTCAGGCGGCCCGCAGCTGA
- the rfbA gene encoding glucose-1-phosphate thymidylyltransferase RfbA → MASRPWHHLPSHAEALSPERKGIILAGGSGTRLHPITVGVSKQLLPVFDKPMIYYPLSTLMLAGIREVLIITTPTDQEAFQRLLGDGSRWGMAIAYAVQPSPDGLAQAFLIGEAFLSGAPAALVLGDNLFHGHEFSPQLQGCNGQGEGAIVFAYPVRDPERYGVVAFDGNGRVLSIEEKPAQPKSRYAVTGLYFYDDTVVERARRVVPSDRGELEITDLNRQYLEEGLLKVELMGRGMAWLDTGTCDSLHEAGSYIRTLEHRQGLKVGCPEEVAWRMGWIDDGQLAALAAPLRKSGYGEYLLQVLETGHAG, encoded by the coding sequence ATGGCATCGCGTCCGTGGCATCATCTTCCCAGTCACGCCGAAGCCTTGAGTCCCGAGCGCAAAGGCATCATCTTGGCGGGAGGTAGCGGCACCCGGCTCCATCCGATCACGGTGGGCGTGAGCAAGCAGCTGCTGCCGGTGTTCGATAAACCGATGATCTATTACCCGCTCAGCACGCTGATGCTGGCGGGGATCCGCGAGGTGCTGATCATCACGACGCCCACCGATCAGGAGGCCTTCCAGCGCCTGCTGGGTGATGGCAGCCGCTGGGGCATGGCCATTGCCTACGCCGTGCAGCCCAGCCCGGATGGTCTGGCCCAGGCGTTTCTGATCGGTGAGGCGTTTCTGTCCGGGGCCCCTGCCGCGCTGGTGCTGGGCGACAACCTGTTCCACGGCCACGAGTTCAGCCCCCAGCTTCAGGGCTGCAACGGCCAGGGCGAGGGGGCCATCGTGTTCGCCTATCCCGTTCGTGACCCGGAGCGCTACGGCGTGGTGGCGTTTGATGGCAACGGGCGGGTTCTGAGCATCGAGGAGAAGCCCGCCCAGCCGAAGAGCCGCTACGCGGTCACGGGCCTCTATTTTTACGACGACACCGTTGTGGAGCGCGCCCGCCGGGTGGTGCCCTCCGATCGGGGTGAGCTCGAGATCACCGATCTCAACCGCCAGTACCTGGAGGAGGGGCTGCTGAAGGTGGAACTGATGGGCCGCGGCATGGCCTGGCTCGACACCGGCACCTGCGATTCCCTCCATGAGGCCGGCAGCTACATCCGCACCCTGGAGCACCGCCAGGGCCTCAAGGTGGGCTGCCCTGAGGAGGTGGCCTGGCGCATGGGCTGGATCGACGACGGGCAGCTGGCGGCCCTGGCGGCCCCCTTGCGCAAGAGCGGCTACGGGGAGTATCTGCTGCAGGTGCTGGAGACAGGTCATGCAGGTTGA
- a CDS encoding GNAT family N-acetyltransferase codes for MVPIQLLRHAPGAPGLRWLGLGPGLRPTRGLLKLQRLFNHHAFWAQQRSYPQLRRLLAGSPVVVSLWRGKRLVGFGRASSDGVCRAVLWDVVVAGDLQGRGLGRQMVEGLLSDPRLRRVERVYLMTTNSAGFYEQLGFQRVESQHLLARHPG; via the coding sequence ATGGTGCCGATCCAGCTGCTCCGCCATGCCCCCGGCGCGCCCGGTCTGCGCTGGCTTGGCCTGGGGCCCGGGCTTCGCCCGACCCGCGGGCTGCTGAAGCTGCAGCGGCTGTTCAACCACCACGCCTTCTGGGCGCAGCAGCGCAGCTATCCCCAGCTGCGGCGCCTCCTGGCCGGCAGCCCCGTGGTGGTGAGCCTGTGGCGCGGCAAGCGGCTGGTGGGCTTCGGGCGGGCCAGCAGCGATGGGGTGTGCCGGGCCGTGCTCTGGGATGTGGTGGTGGCCGGTGATCTGCAGGGCCGGGGCCTGGGCCGGCAGATGGTGGAGGGGCTGCTCAGCGATCCCCGGCTGCGCCGGGTGGAGCGGGTGTACCTCATGACCACCAACAGCGCCGGCTTCTACGAACAACTGGGCTTCCAGCGGGTGGAGAGCCAGCATCTGCTCGCGCGCCACCCGGGCTAG
- the rfbC gene encoding dTDP-4-dehydrorhamnose 3,5-epimerase, with translation MQVEQLNSTTGAALEGVLLLTPRVFGDDRGFFFESWNQNSFNAAAGPTVFVQDNHSRSVQGVLRGLHYQLPPHPQGKLVRCLAGEIFDVAVDIRRGSPTFGQWGGVRLSAENKQQLWVPPGYAHGFLTLSDTAEVHYKTTDFWSKECERGIRWDDPQLAVGWPLEGLAGGQPLLSAKDAVAPLLAEADLFA, from the coding sequence ATGCAGGTTGAACAGCTGAACAGCACCACGGGGGCGGCGCTGGAGGGGGTGCTGCTGCTCACCCCCCGGGTGTTCGGTGATGACCGCGGCTTCTTCTTCGAGAGCTGGAACCAGAACAGCTTCAACGCCGCTGCCGGTCCCACGGTCTTCGTGCAGGACAACCACTCCCGCTCGGTGCAGGGGGTGCTGCGCGGCCTCCACTACCAGCTGCCGCCCCATCCCCAGGGCAAGCTGGTGCGCTGCCTGGCGGGGGAGATCTTCGATGTGGCCGTGGACATCCGTCGCGGCTCGCCCACCTTCGGCCAGTGGGGCGGTGTGCGGCTGAGCGCGGAGAACAAGCAGCAGCTCTGGGTGCCGCCGGGCTATGCCCACGGCTTCCTCACCCTGAGCGACACGGCGGAGGTGCACTACAAGACCACCGACTTCTGGAGCAAGGAGTGCGAGCGGGGCATCCGCTGGGATGATCCCCAGCTCGCCGTCGGCTGGCCGCTGGAGGGCCTGGCAGGCGGCCAGCCCCTGCTCAGCGCCAAGGACGCCGTGGCTCCCCTGCTGGCCGAAGCCGATCTGTTCGCATGA
- the mutS gene encoding DNA mismatch repair protein MutS — MAAEADQQLSLVPELALQGSLFADGPAEGPAEGPADSRAEGPGHGPDHSPDHAPHHGGTDPGEGAATPVPADPLAAAAARPRRRQRRQAKPAGPGAPAAADPGSDLPPWHHHSLVDPAQLTPMLRHYVELKRAHPERVLLYRLGDFFECFFEDAIALSRLLELTLTGKEGGKAIGRVPMAGIPHHAAERYCADLVRRGLSVALCDQLETTAAKGELLRRDITRVLTPGTVIEEGMLAARRNNWLCAVVLEPPGSGARWGLAVADVSTGEFRVTEQQGSDALHQELLQVEAAEVLWPAAAEPAAQAGAGAEGAAAAPAWCPPALQLTPLARTPFEKPEATATLQQRFHLASLAGLGLTEHPLALRAAGGLVAYLDSTQNGRVPLDPPTCWHAGDALVLDAATRRNLELTRTQMNGGFEGSLLWALDRTHTAMGGRCLRRWLEAPLLDRQAIETRQAAVGELVEGRPLRLNLRRLLRPMGDLERLAGRAGAGTASARDLVALADGLERLPQLAALLADCAAAPLRRLAQPWPELEALAADLRHVLLESPPLSLTDGGLIHDGVDPLLDGLRNQLDDQDAWLAQQESSERAASGIAGLRLQHHRTFGYFLAVSRARAAAVPDHWIRRQTLANEERFVTPALKGREAEIQQLRARAAQREYELFCQLRGRAGEQAARIRQAARLVAALDALASLAEVAATGGYCRPSLTGGRELEIEAGRHPVVELLLVNDAFTANGVALGGEGSGPGSSPDLLILTGPNASGKSCYLRQTGLLQLMAQMGSWIPARSARLGIADRIFTRVGAGDDLAAGQSTFMVEMAETANILHHATARSLVLLDEIGRGTATFDGLSIAWAVAEELAQGIGARTIFATHYHELNELAELLPNVANAQVLVEETGSDLRFLHRVVPGGASRSYGIEAARLAGVPASVLLRARQVLSRIEANSQVRVGQLRAA; from the coding sequence GTGGCCGCGGAAGCCGATCAGCAGCTTTCGCTCGTTCCGGAGCTGGCCCTGCAGGGCTCGCTGTTCGCCGACGGCCCTGCTGAGGGCCCTGCTGAGGGCCCTGCTGACAGCCGTGCCGAGGGGCCCGGCCACGGCCCTGATCACAGCCCTGATCACGCTCCCCATCACGGCGGAACGGATCCAGGGGAGGGGGCGGCCACGCCGGTGCCGGCCGATCCCCTGGCCGCCGCCGCCGCAAGACCCCGGCGGCGGCAACGGCGCCAGGCCAAGCCGGCCGGGCCCGGCGCCCCTGCGGCCGCCGACCCCGGGTCGGACCTGCCCCCCTGGCACCACCACAGCCTGGTGGATCCGGCCCAGCTCACGCCGATGCTGCGCCACTACGTGGAGCTCAAGCGCGCCCACCCCGAGCGGGTGCTGCTCTACCGCCTGGGCGACTTCTTCGAGTGCTTCTTCGAGGACGCCATCGCCCTCTCGCGCCTGCTGGAGCTCACCCTCACCGGCAAGGAGGGCGGCAAGGCGATCGGCCGGGTGCCGATGGCCGGCATCCCCCACCACGCCGCCGAGCGCTACTGCGCCGATCTGGTGCGTCGCGGCCTCAGCGTGGCCCTCTGCGACCAGCTGGAGACCACCGCCGCCAAGGGCGAGCTGCTGCGCCGCGACATCACCCGGGTGCTCACCCCCGGCACGGTGATCGAGGAGGGCATGCTGGCGGCCCGCCGCAACAACTGGCTCTGCGCCGTGGTGCTGGAGCCCCCCGGCAGCGGCGCCCGCTGGGGCCTGGCCGTGGCCGACGTGAGCACGGGGGAATTCCGGGTCACCGAGCAGCAGGGCAGCGATGCCCTCCATCAGGAGCTGCTGCAGGTGGAGGCCGCCGAGGTGCTCTGGCCCGCAGCTGCAGAGCCAGCCGCGCAGGCAGGGGCGGGGGCAGAGGGGGCGGCAGCGGCGCCGGCCTGGTGTCCGCCGGCGCTGCAGCTCACCCCCCTGGCCCGCACCCCGTTCGAGAAGCCCGAGGCCACGGCCACCCTGCAGCAGCGCTTCCATCTGGCCAGCCTGGCCGGCCTCGGCCTCACGGAGCACCCCCTGGCCCTGCGGGCCGCCGGGGGCCTGGTGGCCTACCTGGACAGCACCCAGAACGGACGGGTGCCGCTCGATCCCCCCACCTGCTGGCATGCGGGCGATGCCCTGGTGCTCGATGCCGCCACCCGCCGCAACCTCGAGCTCACCCGCACCCAGATGAACGGCGGCTTCGAGGGGTCGCTGCTGTGGGCCCTCGACCGCACCCACACCGCCATGGGCGGGCGCTGCCTGCGCCGCTGGCTGGAGGCACCCCTGCTGGACCGGCAGGCGATCGAAACGCGCCAGGCCGCCGTGGGCGAGCTGGTGGAGGGACGGCCGCTGCGGCTGAACCTGCGCCGGCTGCTGCGGCCGATGGGGGATCTGGAGCGGCTGGCGGGCCGGGCCGGGGCCGGCACCGCCTCGGCGCGCGACCTGGTGGCCCTGGCCGATGGCCTCGAGCGGCTGCCGCAGCTGGCCGCCCTGCTGGCGGACTGCGCGGCCGCCCCCCTGCGGCGGCTGGCCCAGCCCTGGCCGGAGCTGGAGGCCCTGGCCGCGGACCTGCGCCACGTGCTGCTCGAGTCGCCTCCCCTCTCCCTCACCGACGGCGGCCTGATCCACGACGGCGTCGATCCTCTGCTGGACGGGCTGCGCAACCAGCTCGACGACCAGGACGCCTGGCTGGCCCAGCAGGAGTCCAGCGAGCGGGCCGCCAGCGGCATCGCCGGCCTGCGGCTGCAGCACCACCGCACCTTCGGCTACTTCCTGGCCGTGAGCAGGGCCCGGGCCGCTGCGGTGCCGGACCACTGGATCCGCCGCCAGACCCTGGCCAACGAGGAGCGCTTCGTCACCCCGGCGCTCAAGGGCCGCGAGGCCGAGATCCAGCAGCTCAGGGCGCGGGCCGCCCAGCGGGAATACGAGCTGTTCTGCCAGCTGCGCGGCCGGGCCGGCGAGCAGGCCGCCCGCATCCGCCAGGCCGCCCGGCTCGTGGCCGCGCTCGATGCCCTGGCCTCCCTCGCCGAGGTGGCCGCCACCGGCGGCTACTGCCGGCCCAGCCTCACCGGCGGCCGGGAGCTGGAGATCGAGGCCGGCCGCCATCCGGTGGTGGAGCTGCTGCTGGTGAACGACGCCTTCACCGCCAACGGCGTGGCCCTGGGCGGGGAGGGCAGCGGCCCCGGCAGCTCCCCCGACCTGCTGATCCTCACCGGCCCCAACGCCAGCGGCAAGAGCTGCTATCTGCGCCAGACCGGGCTGCTGCAGCTGATGGCCCAGATGGGCAGCTGGATCCCGGCCCGCTCCGCCCGGCTGGGCATCGCCGACCGGATCTTCACCCGCGTGGGCGCCGGCGACGATCTGGCCGCCGGCCAGTCCACCTTCATGGTGGAGATGGCCGAGACGGCCAACATCCTCCACCACGCCACGGCCCGCTCCCTGGTGCTGCTCGATGAGATCGGCCGCGGCACCGCCACCTTCGACGGCCTGTCGATCGCCTGGGCCGTGGCCGAGGAGCTGGCCCAGGGCATCGGCGCCCGCACCATCTTCGCCACCCACTACCACGAACTCAACGAGCTGGCGGAGCTGCTGCCCAACGTGGCCAACGCCCAGGTGCTGGTGGAGGAAACCGGCAGCGACCTGCGCTTCCTGCACCGGGTGGTGCCGGGCGGCGCCAGCCGCAGCTACGGCATCGAGGCGGCACGGCTGGCCGGCGTCCCGGCCTCGGTGCTGCTGCGGGCCCGCCAGGTGCTGAGCCGGATCGAGGCCAATTCCCAGGTGCGGGTGGGTCAGCTGCGGGCCGCCTGA
- the ribH gene encoding 6,7-dimethyl-8-ribityllumazine synthase, whose translation MAIFEGRFIGADALRIGVVVARFNDLVTAKLLSGCLDCLSRHGIDTSASSSQLDVAWVPGSFEIPLVAQRLAASGRYQVVITLGAVIRGDTPHFDVVVSEVSKGVAAVSRQTGVPVIFGVLTTDTMQQALERAGIKSNLGWSYGLQALEMGSLMSALPA comes from the coding sequence GTGGCGATCTTCGAGGGCCGCTTCATCGGGGCCGATGCCCTCCGCATCGGCGTGGTGGTGGCCCGTTTCAATGATCTGGTCACCGCCAAGCTGCTGAGCGGCTGCCTCGATTGCCTCAGCCGCCACGGCATTGACACCTCCGCCTCCAGCAGCCAGCTCGATGTGGCCTGGGTGCCGGGCAGTTTCGAGATTCCCCTGGTGGCCCAGCGCCTGGCGGCCAGCGGCCGCTACCAGGTGGTGATCACCCTGGGGGCCGTGATCCGCGGCGATACCCCCCACTTCGACGTGGTGGTGAGCGAGGTGAGCAAGGGCGTGGCCGCCGTCAGCCGCCAGACCGGCGTGCCGGTGATCTTCGGGGTGCTCACCACCGACACGATGCAGCAGGCGCTGGAGCGGGCCGGCATCAAGAGCAACCTGGGCTGGAGCTACGGGCTGCAGGCCCTGGAGATGGGCAGTCTGATGAGCGCTCTGCCGGCCTAG
- the rfbD gene encoding dTDP-4-dehydrorhamnose reductase: MSDSSLQVLLTGAGGQLGQELVAQCPAGVSLMATGRAELDLADPEACRRLVRERRPHWVLNAGAYTAVDRAESEPELAQAVNGAAPAALAAALGETGGRLLHVSTDFVFDGVQGSPYTPDQPLHPLGVYGASKAAGEQAVLASDLAEQGRAHVLRTSWVYGPVGRNFCLTMLRLHGEKEEIGVVADQVGCPTATPTLAAACWRLIGRAMEPPGASEPPEPPEAGAPLPAVLHWSDAGAASWYDFAVAIGELGEELGLLQRQARVKPITTADYPTPARRPSYSLLDCTASRAALGLEPIHWRAALRQVLGRLVA, from the coding sequence ATGAGCGACTCCTCCCTCCAGGTGCTGCTCACCGGAGCGGGCGGCCAGCTGGGCCAGGAGCTGGTGGCCCAGTGCCCCGCAGGCGTGAGCCTCATGGCCACCGGCCGCGCCGAGCTGGACCTGGCCGACCCGGAGGCCTGCCGGCGCCTGGTGCGGGAACGGCGGCCCCACTGGGTGCTGAATGCCGGCGCCTACACCGCCGTGGACCGGGCCGAGAGCGAGCCCGAGCTGGCCCAGGCGGTGAACGGCGCGGCCCCTGCGGCGCTGGCCGCGGCCCTGGGCGAGACCGGTGGACGCCTGCTCCACGTGAGCACCGACTTCGTCTTTGATGGGGTCCAGGGCAGCCCCTACACCCCCGATCAGCCCCTCCACCCCCTGGGGGTGTACGGCGCCAGCAAGGCGGCGGGTGAGCAGGCGGTGCTGGCCAGCGACCTGGCCGAGCAGGGCCGCGCCCATGTGCTGCGCACCAGCTGGGTGTACGGCCCGGTCGGCCGCAACTTCTGCCTCACGATGCTGCGGCTGCATGGCGAGAAGGAGGAGATCGGCGTGGTGGCCGACCAGGTGGGCTGCCCCACGGCCACCCCCACCCTGGCGGCGGCCTGCTGGCGTCTGATCGGGCGCGCCATGGAGCCCCCCGGGGCCTCCGAGCCCCCTGAGCCCCCCGAGGCCGGTGCGCCCCTGCCGGCGGTGCTGCACTGGAGCGATGCCGGCGCCGCCAGCTGGTACGACTTCGCCGTGGCGATCGGCGAGCTGGGTGAGGAGCTGGGCCTGCTGCAGCGCCAGGCGCGGGTGAAGCCCATCACCACGGCCGATTACCCCACCCCGGCCCGCCGCCCCAGCTACTCCCTGCTGGACTGCACAGCCAGCCGGGCCGCCCTGGGCCTGGAGCCGATCCACTGGCGCGCCGCCCTGCGCCAGGTGCTGGGGCGGCTGGTGGCCTGA
- the psbZ gene encoding photosystem II reaction center protein PsbZ, protein MQILNTLTVLALVVMSFALIVAVPVLYASSEDSGRSNRLILIGGIAWVALVLVNWGMSFFVV, encoded by the coding sequence ATGCAGATCCTCAACACGCTCACCGTTCTGGCCCTGGTGGTGATGTCGTTCGCCCTCATCGTGGCGGTGCCCGTGCTCTATGCCAGCAGTGAGGACAGCGGCCGCTCCAACCGGCTGATCCTGATCGGCGGCATCGCCTGGGTGGCCCTGGTGCTGGTGAACTGGGGCATGAGCTTCTTCGTGGTCTGA